One Pagrus major chromosome 11, Pma_NU_1.0 genomic region harbors:
- the fbxl5 gene encoding F-box/LRR-repeat protein 5 isoform X1: MAPFPDEVDVFTGPHWRMKQLVGLYCEKLSKTNFSNNNDFRSFLQSLCATFKEFKMHEQIENECIIGLLQQRCCTVYNVHSDNKLSEMLSLFEKGLHNVKSEYEQLNYAQQLKERLEAFTQDFLPHMKEEEEVFQPMLMQYFTYEELKDIKKQVIAQHCSQQQWDCAAEVLKGFSLWSQAEELQKAFKYADHEKTDYELEKNGNSSTHISQLPTEILLRLFHYLGPDDLCRCSQVCSSWSELAKTGSLWRHLYPVRWARGDYYSGPPGDLDQDPDEDWVKSRENEGRAYQEWDEDADVDESDVSGHTQGSLAISTAKREKRLLNGIIQNLLPAVGPSVKSIVLAYSSTVSSKMVRQILSFCPNITHLDLTQTDVTDFAFDSWSSLGACLSLEHLDLSGCEKITDHTLKKLSVGLGDLTSSTCFDKRSDRRAKLLKSSPIPITLMDERSLHPVGRKRQAIIFKQGTGRWGDACTPTRVWVLDTSDLADIEDAAEWSRRDGLPLPEAESFVETQLVGGSCCCRRSRRRGHRTGSKASYLHQQYAMAGEMFCGHSTCCTSDTALRTFTGPQCESGPTRSSTAEFRTKCSSSRGLQCVGRENRTDHSEAKRSLRFLSLSGCYQVTDLGLRALSQRGGLPVLEHLNLSGCLFITEVGLQELVSACPSLNDEHFYYCDNINGPHADTASGCQNLQCGFRACCRSGE, translated from the exons ATGGCTCCCTTTCCGGACGAGGTGGATGTTTTTACTGGCCCACACTGGCGAATGAAGCAGCTGGTGGGCCTGTATTGCGAAAAG CTGTCAAAAACCAACTTCTCCAACAACAATGATTTCCGCTCGTTTCTTCAATCACTTTGCGCCACCTTCAAGGAGTTCAAGATGCACGAACAAATAGAGAATGAGTGCATCATCGGCCTGCTGCAACAGCGCTGCTGCACGGTGTACAATGTGCACTCTGACAACAAACTCTCAGAGATGTTGTCCCTCTTTGAAAAGGGGCTGCACAACGTCAAG aGTGAATATGAGCAGCTTAACTATGCCCAGCAGCTGAAGGAGAGACTAGAAGCTTTCACCCAGGACTTTCTGCCCCACatgaaggaagaagaagag GTGTTTCAGCCTATGCTCATGCAGTACTTCACCTATGAGGAGCTTAAGGACATCAAGAAACAGGTGATAGCGCAGCACTGTAGCCAGCAGCAGTGGGACTGTGCCGCTGAAGTGCTGAAGGGCTTCAGTTTGTGGAGCcaggcagaggagctgcagaaggCCTTTAAATATGCTGATCACGAGAAGACAGATTATG AGCTGGAAAAGAACGGGAATTCTTCAACCCACATCTCTCAGCTTCCTACAGAAATCTTGCTGAGGCTGTTCCACTATTTGGGCCCTGATGATCTGTGTCGCTGTAGTCAAGTGTGCAGCTCGTGGTCCGAGCTAGCCAAGACCGGCTCTTTGTGGAGGCACCTCTACCCTGTGCGCTGGGCCAGAG GTGATTATTATAGTGGCCCGCCTGGAGATCTGGACCAGGACCCAGATGAGGACTGGGTGAAGAGTCGGGAGAATGAGGGTCGAGCCTATCAGGAATGGGACGAGGACGCCGATGTTGATGAGTCTG ATGTGTCGGGCCACACACAGGGCTCCCTGGCAATAAGCACAGCTAAACGAGAGAAGAGGCTTCTGAACGGGATCATCCAGAACCTCTTGCCAGCTGTTGGGCCGTCTGTCAAGTCCATTGTTCTGGCGTACAGTTCTACCGTCTCTAGTAAAATG GTACGCCAGATCCTCAGTTTCTGCCCCAATATCACTCACCTGGACCTGACCCAGACTGATGTTACAGATTTTGCATTTGACag CTGGTCCTCTCTCGgagcctgtctgtctctggagCACCTGGATTTGTCGGGTTGTGAGAAGATTACTGATCACACCCTGAAGAAACTGTCCGTCGGACTGGGTGACCTCACGTCTTCCACCTGCTTCGACAAGCGCTCAGACCGACGAGCCAAGCTCCTTAAAAGTTCTCCAATACCCATCACGCTCATGGATGAGAGAAGCCTACATCCAGTGGGGCGGAAGCGGCAGGCCATCATTTTCAAACAAGGGACTGGGCGTTGGGGCGATGCCTGCACCCCCACACGAGTGTGGGTCCTGGACACCTCGGACCTCGCTGATATTGAAGATGCAGCAGAGTGGAGCCGTCGTGATGGGCTGCCTCTCCCTGAAGCAGAGAGCTTTGTAGAGACACAGCTTGTGGGAGGCTCATGCTGttgcaggaggagcaggaggcgtGGGCACAGGACTGGCTCCAAAGCCTCCTACTTGCATCAGCAATATGCCATGGCTggggaaatgttttgtggtcaCTCCACTTGCTGCACTAGTGACACGGCCCTCAGGACTTTTACTGGGCCCCAGTGCGAGTCAGGCCCCACCAGAAGCAGCACTGCAGAGTTTCGGACTAAATGCTCCTCATCTAGGGGCCTGCAGTGTGTGGGGCGTGAAAACAGGACTGACCATTCAGAGGCTAAACGCTCACTGAGATTTCTCAGCCTCTCCGGATGTTACCAAGTCACAGATTTGGGCTTGAG GGCTCTGTCGCAGCGCGGCGGGCTTCCTGTCCTGGAGCATCTCAACTTGTCTGGCTGCCTCTTCATCACTGAGGTGGGGCTGCAGGAGCTGGTGTCAGCCTGTCCTTCGCTCAATGATGAGCACTTCTATTACTGCGACAACATCAACG GTCCCCATGCAGACACGGCCAGCGGCTGCCAGAACCTGCAGTGTGGTTTCAGGGCCTGTTGTCGCTCTGGAGAGTGA
- the fbxl5 gene encoding F-box/LRR-repeat protein 5 isoform X2 — protein MHGGCANLSKTNFSNNNDFRSFLQSLCATFKEFKMHEQIENECIIGLLQQRCCTVYNVHSDNKLSEMLSLFEKGLHNVKSEYEQLNYAQQLKERLEAFTQDFLPHMKEEEEVFQPMLMQYFTYEELKDIKKQVIAQHCSQQQWDCAAEVLKGFSLWSQAEELQKAFKYADHEKTDYELEKNGNSSTHISQLPTEILLRLFHYLGPDDLCRCSQVCSSWSELAKTGSLWRHLYPVRWARGDYYSGPPGDLDQDPDEDWVKSRENEGRAYQEWDEDADVDESDVSGHTQGSLAISTAKREKRLLNGIIQNLLPAVGPSVKSIVLAYSSTVSSKMVRQILSFCPNITHLDLTQTDVTDFAFDSWSSLGACLSLEHLDLSGCEKITDHTLKKLSVGLGDLTSSTCFDKRSDRRAKLLKSSPIPITLMDERSLHPVGRKRQAIIFKQGTGRWGDACTPTRVWVLDTSDLADIEDAAEWSRRDGLPLPEAESFVETQLVGGSCCCRRSRRRGHRTGSKASYLHQQYAMAGEMFCGHSTCCTSDTALRTFTGPQCESGPTRSSTAEFRTKCSSSRGLQCVGRENRTDHSEAKRSLRFLSLSGCYQVTDLGLRALSQRGGLPVLEHLNLSGCLFITEVGLQELVSACPSLNDEHFYYCDNINGPHADTASGCQNLQCGFRACCRSGE, from the exons ATGCACGGTGGGTGTGCTAAT CTGTCAAAAACCAACTTCTCCAACAACAATGATTTCCGCTCGTTTCTTCAATCACTTTGCGCCACCTTCAAGGAGTTCAAGATGCACGAACAAATAGAGAATGAGTGCATCATCGGCCTGCTGCAACAGCGCTGCTGCACGGTGTACAATGTGCACTCTGACAACAAACTCTCAGAGATGTTGTCCCTCTTTGAAAAGGGGCTGCACAACGTCAAG aGTGAATATGAGCAGCTTAACTATGCCCAGCAGCTGAAGGAGAGACTAGAAGCTTTCACCCAGGACTTTCTGCCCCACatgaaggaagaagaagag GTGTTTCAGCCTATGCTCATGCAGTACTTCACCTATGAGGAGCTTAAGGACATCAAGAAACAGGTGATAGCGCAGCACTGTAGCCAGCAGCAGTGGGACTGTGCCGCTGAAGTGCTGAAGGGCTTCAGTTTGTGGAGCcaggcagaggagctgcagaaggCCTTTAAATATGCTGATCACGAGAAGACAGATTATG AGCTGGAAAAGAACGGGAATTCTTCAACCCACATCTCTCAGCTTCCTACAGAAATCTTGCTGAGGCTGTTCCACTATTTGGGCCCTGATGATCTGTGTCGCTGTAGTCAAGTGTGCAGCTCGTGGTCCGAGCTAGCCAAGACCGGCTCTTTGTGGAGGCACCTCTACCCTGTGCGCTGGGCCAGAG GTGATTATTATAGTGGCCCGCCTGGAGATCTGGACCAGGACCCAGATGAGGACTGGGTGAAGAGTCGGGAGAATGAGGGTCGAGCCTATCAGGAATGGGACGAGGACGCCGATGTTGATGAGTCTG ATGTGTCGGGCCACACACAGGGCTCCCTGGCAATAAGCACAGCTAAACGAGAGAAGAGGCTTCTGAACGGGATCATCCAGAACCTCTTGCCAGCTGTTGGGCCGTCTGTCAAGTCCATTGTTCTGGCGTACAGTTCTACCGTCTCTAGTAAAATG GTACGCCAGATCCTCAGTTTCTGCCCCAATATCACTCACCTGGACCTGACCCAGACTGATGTTACAGATTTTGCATTTGACag CTGGTCCTCTCTCGgagcctgtctgtctctggagCACCTGGATTTGTCGGGTTGTGAGAAGATTACTGATCACACCCTGAAGAAACTGTCCGTCGGACTGGGTGACCTCACGTCTTCCACCTGCTTCGACAAGCGCTCAGACCGACGAGCCAAGCTCCTTAAAAGTTCTCCAATACCCATCACGCTCATGGATGAGAGAAGCCTACATCCAGTGGGGCGGAAGCGGCAGGCCATCATTTTCAAACAAGGGACTGGGCGTTGGGGCGATGCCTGCACCCCCACACGAGTGTGGGTCCTGGACACCTCGGACCTCGCTGATATTGAAGATGCAGCAGAGTGGAGCCGTCGTGATGGGCTGCCTCTCCCTGAAGCAGAGAGCTTTGTAGAGACACAGCTTGTGGGAGGCTCATGCTGttgcaggaggagcaggaggcgtGGGCACAGGACTGGCTCCAAAGCCTCCTACTTGCATCAGCAATATGCCATGGCTggggaaatgttttgtggtcaCTCCACTTGCTGCACTAGTGACACGGCCCTCAGGACTTTTACTGGGCCCCAGTGCGAGTCAGGCCCCACCAGAAGCAGCACTGCAGAGTTTCGGACTAAATGCTCCTCATCTAGGGGCCTGCAGTGTGTGGGGCGTGAAAACAGGACTGACCATTCAGAGGCTAAACGCTCACTGAGATTTCTCAGCCTCTCCGGATGTTACCAAGTCACAGATTTGGGCTTGAG GGCTCTGTCGCAGCGCGGCGGGCTTCCTGTCCTGGAGCATCTCAACTTGTCTGGCTGCCTCTTCATCACTGAGGTGGGGCTGCAGGAGCTGGTGTCAGCCTGTCCTTCGCTCAATGATGAGCACTTCTATTACTGCGACAACATCAACG GTCCCCATGCAGACACGGCCAGCGGCTGCCAGAACCTGCAGTGTGGTTTCAGGGCCTGTTGTCGCTCTGGAGAGTGA